A genomic window from Triticum urartu cultivar G1812 chromosome 7, Tu2.1, whole genome shotgun sequence includes:
- the LOC125520062 gene encoding vegetative cell wall protein gp1-like isoform X1, protein MALAPRSSLRSLVLLMSHGKPRLSSFFSSSSAAGTGVPPATPGADAPAVQPPVTPLCFAAPSGPKLPVEEEFVLHPIPGVLRPRPCPHPPGAVEDVTDKACLNAPEDPSSAHPTPDQGSSSTPEPVSDKPPWDISEDPGHPVLDPPPPRPPRRGRRAVTDEPARCAQEHPKYPVPDCSSDKVFSYCSSAVPPPAPGTCTPAAPDVQPPVTPALPDRSGHKLPDHEELVVHPLPDPSGNRLSPVIEEPARCTLDNPKYPTPGSSSHKLPAHEELVIHPLPGGPRPRPRPRPRGAVKDVTDKACLNAPEDPTYPTPDHGSSSPSVDLLEDPLHPVRDPPGRP, encoded by the exons ATGGCACTTGCTCCCCGGTCGTCTCTGCGCTCCCTGGTGCTGCTCATGTCGCACGGGAAGCCACGGCTGAGCTCTTTCTTCTCCTCGTCCTCCGCGGCCGGCACAGGCGTTCCGCCGGCCACCCCAGGAGCCGATGCTCCGGCCGTCCAGCCCCCAG TTACTCCATTGTGCTTTGCAGCTCCTTCAGGCCCCAAGCTCCCTGTCGAGGAAGAGTTTGTTCTTCACCCAATTCCTGGGGTTCTACGTCCACGTCCGTGTCCGCACCCACCTGGAGCCGTTGAAGATGTAACCGACAAGGCTTGTCTGAACGCCCCTGAAGATCCTAGCAGTGCACACCCAACTCCTGATCAGGGTTCATCTAGCACACCTGAACCTGTATCTGACAAGCCTCCCTGGGATATCTCTGAAGATCCTGGACACCCGGTTCTTGATCCACCACCTCCACGTCCACCTCGCAGGGGGCGTCGCGCTGTGACCGACGAGCCTGCGCGTTGCGCCCAGGAGCATCCCAAGTACCCAGTTCCCGACTGTTCAAGTGACAAGGTCTTCTCCTACTGCTCCTCTGCCGTTCCGCCGCCGGCTCCAGGAACTTGCACCCCGGCTGCCCCCGACGTTCAGCCTCCAGTCACCCCAG CTCTGCCAGATCGTTCAGGCCACAAGCTCCCCGATCACGAAGAGTTAGTTGTTCACCCACTTCCTGATCCATCAGGTAACAGGCTTAGCCCTGTAATCGAAGAGCCTGCCCGGTGCACCCTGGACAACCCCAAATACCCAACTCCCGGCAGTTCAAGCCACAAGCTCCCTGCTCACGAAGAGCTCGTTATACACCCACTTCCTGGGGGTCCACGTCCGCGTCCACGTCCACGTCCACGTGGAGCCGTTAAAGATGTAACCGACAAGGCTTGTCTAAACGCCCCCGAAGATCCTACATACCCAACTCCTGATCATGGTTCATCTAGCCCGTCTGTGGACTTGTTGGAAGACCCTCTACATCCGGTGCGTGATCCACCAGGTAGGCCGTAA
- the LOC125520062 gene encoding vegetative cell wall protein gp1-like isoform X2 produces the protein MALAPRSSLRSLVLLMSHGKPRLSSFFSSSSAAGTGVPPATPGADAPAVQPPAPSGPKLPVEEEFVLHPIPGVLRPRPCPHPPGAVEDVTDKACLNAPEDPSSAHPTPDQGSSSTPEPVSDKPPWDISEDPGHPVLDPPPPRPPRRGRRAVTDEPARCAQEHPKYPVPDCSSDKVFSYCSSAVPPPAPGTCTPAAPDVQPPVTPALPDRSGHKLPDHEELVVHPLPDPSGNRLSPVIEEPARCTLDNPKYPTPGSSSHKLPAHEELVIHPLPGGPRPRPRPRPRGAVKDVTDKACLNAPEDPTYPTPDHGSSSPSVDLLEDPLHPVRDPPGRP, from the exons ATGGCACTTGCTCCCCGGTCGTCTCTGCGCTCCCTGGTGCTGCTCATGTCGCACGGGAAGCCACGGCTGAGCTCTTTCTTCTCCTCGTCCTCCGCGGCCGGCACAGGCGTTCCGCCGGCCACCCCAGGAGCCGATGCTCCGGCCGTCCAGCCCCCAG CTCCTTCAGGCCCCAAGCTCCCTGTCGAGGAAGAGTTTGTTCTTCACCCAATTCCTGGGGTTCTACGTCCACGTCCGTGTCCGCACCCACCTGGAGCCGTTGAAGATGTAACCGACAAGGCTTGTCTGAACGCCCCTGAAGATCCTAGCAGTGCACACCCAACTCCTGATCAGGGTTCATCTAGCACACCTGAACCTGTATCTGACAAGCCTCCCTGGGATATCTCTGAAGATCCTGGACACCCGGTTCTTGATCCACCACCTCCACGTCCACCTCGCAGGGGGCGTCGCGCTGTGACCGACGAGCCTGCGCGTTGCGCCCAGGAGCATCCCAAGTACCCAGTTCCCGACTGTTCAAGTGACAAGGTCTTCTCCTACTGCTCCTCTGCCGTTCCGCCGCCGGCTCCAGGAACTTGCACCCCGGCTGCCCCCGACGTTCAGCCTCCAGTCACCCCAG CTCTGCCAGATCGTTCAGGCCACAAGCTCCCCGATCACGAAGAGTTAGTTGTTCACCCACTTCCTGATCCATCAGGTAACAGGCTTAGCCCTGTAATCGAAGAGCCTGCCCGGTGCACCCTGGACAACCCCAAATACCCAACTCCCGGCAGTTCAAGCCACAAGCTCCCTGCTCACGAAGAGCTCGTTATACACCCACTTCCTGGGGGTCCACGTCCGCGTCCACGTCCACGTCCACGTGGAGCCGTTAAAGATGTAACCGACAAGGCTTGTCTAAACGCCCCCGAAGATCCTACATACCCAACTCCTGATCATGGTTCATCTAGCCCGTCTGTGGACTTGTTGGAAGACCCTCTACATCCGGTGCGTGATCCACCAGGTAGGCCGTAA